The Fulvivirga maritima genome segment TAGTAGCTGCTCTATCTACTGCTTCTACAGCCTTCAGCATAGGAGCTTTATTATCAAGCGCCTCGCCAGTGTATGAAACAAATATAGTAGGTATACATAGTGTAGCTCCATAAACGAACATAGGAGAACTAGGGTCCCAAGCGGTATAACCACGAGCTTCGAAAGTACTTCTTATACCTCCATTAGGAAATGAAGACGCATCCGGTTCTTGCTGAACTAGTGCACTTCCTTTAAATCTCTCTATTCCTAATCCGGCATCAAAAAATGTATCATGCTTCTCTGCGGTTGAACCTGTAAGAGGCTGAAACCAGTGAGTATAATGAGTTACTCCTTTAGAGAGAGCCCATGACTTGGCTGCAGATGCTACAACATCAGCAGTATCTGCATCTATTTTTATTCCGTCTTCAATCGCTTTTTTTACCTTTTTGAATATTTCAGGTGAAAGGAGCGTCTGCATCTGCTTTAACCCAAATACATCCTGAGCATAAAAATCTGAGATCTTAGCCTTCGACTCCACATTTATCTTAGGTCGGTTATTTGCTAAATCTAATGCTTTAAAGCGTAAGTGTGCCATAGTGGTTTTTTAGATTATTTTTTACGTTAGGTAAAATTATTAAATATTTTGCTTCAAATCTTAAAAGTCATTCTTTTTTATAGAAAGAAGCCATCATTTTTAACACAATCAAGCCAAAAAAGATACCAAAAAGCCAAAATCCTGTTAAAAAACACCATATTCGATCTCTGCAAACGATATAATTAATTTTATAATGCTATAATTATCAATGTTAAGTTTTCATTAAAACTTAACACACAACCTCTTAATAGTAAACGGTCTAATTGGCTCTCTCAGCCTATTCTACATGCCATTAAATAAAATCGCATCATTTATATTTTATTAAAATGATTAAGGTTATTTTCACTGGCTACTCACTTATCAGCTTATGTCAATCCGTTTTTACATCATTATAAGACATATTTAACCTCACTCTTGCAGTACTATACCAGCAGGACTTTCGTTTTATGATATCTCCATATAATTTAAGCTATTGACAATCACATGTCTCCAAAAACAAAACCGAGTTTAGGTTCAAGAATATCACAATTAAGGCATATAAAGATTCCCGCTTCAGTAAAGCTTTTGCTTAAAATATTAATTAGCGGATTAGCCATTTACATCACTATAAAGAAAATTGATGTGAAAGAGGCAATTAACGTTATTACCCATTGCAATATTTACTGGCTTCTAATAGCGGTTTTATTATTCAACGTATCCCAATGGATAAGTGCTGTCAGGCTCAAAAACCTATTAGAAGAGCTTAGCATTCAAGCCTCATATTGGTTTCACATCAAGCTATTTTATTTTGGAATGCTTTATAATATAATATTACCTGGAGGTATAGGTGGAGATGCCTACAAAGTGATTTTACTAAAAGGCCAATTTAATAAAAGAGGAAGAGATATACTGAAAGCGTTATTTCTTGACCGACTCAGCGGATTGGCCGGCCTACTATTCCTTGCACTAATATTGGCATTGATCATTAACATGCCGTGGAATGAAAATTTCAACACCCTGACCTTGCTATCATCAATTTTAATATACCCAGGCTACTTTTTAGTCAATAAATTTATCTTCCCTTCCTTCACCAAAAGCTTTCTATCGGTAAACATTTTGGGAATACTTATGCAAGGCACCCAAGTTATCTGTGCTTACTTTATACTGCTAAGTCTGGGTGCTGAAGCCAACTACTTAAGTTATCTGCTGGTGTTTTTGGTATCTTCTATAGCTACCATTATCCCAGTGACTTTAGGAGGTCTCGGTATGAGAGAGCTGGTATTTTTATATGCAGCTGATTTTTTAGTCTTTGATAAAGAAACGGCTATTGCTCTTTCACTGCTTTTCTTCCTGATTACTGTGGCATCATCATTACTTGGACTTTTTGTTAATCCTAAGTTAAAAGAGAGCACCGCCCCTGAGCTCAGTACTTCTCCAGAATATTAATATTTACGCTGTATCTCTTCAGGCACGTCACAGTTCTGCCAGTTTCTGGTATCGGTGATATGAAAAATTTTCCAGCCGGCTTCACTTTTAAACAGATGGAAGGCATCTACTCCGCAGTGGCTAAACTTATCATCTGCATAAAAAGCATACTCCGCCCATACCTGAGCCAAATGCCCATCAATACGAATTTCAACATTCCAAATTTCTTCATTCCACTCTACATCATGCGGAGTACCCACACTTTTTAGAAATTCGATTAACGTCCCCTGATGTAAAACTGGCTTACCAGAACGATCAGTAAACACGGAGTACATCTCAGCCTGCTCCGAAAAAGCTGAACGAACCAAATCACTATCCCCTTTCTCCATGCCTTCAAAAAGTGTATCAATTACTTTTCTCACGGCCTTAGCCTCCTGTTCGGTTTTATCAGTATTCTGCGCATAGCTGTGCAAGCTTATCAGTACACAACATAATGCTAGCATATTTCTCATCATATTATCTAAAATAACCAATTCCTTCCAACTTTTTATCTATCAAGCCTTTAAAGGCCACGTTGCCTATTTGGATAATATTAATTATACTGCATATAAGTATATCGATATGACACTAACCACCAAATGAACCGATACACCATCATATTTTTCGTATTTTTTACTATTGCATTCGCCTGCAACGGCCAATACCTGGATAGCCTAGAAAAAGAACTAAAAACAGCGACTAACGAAGAAAAGGTAGATATTCTCAATAAGCTTTTTGTAGTGCATCATCAGCTTAACCCTAAACCGGCCTTAGAATATGCCTCCCAGGCACTGGACTTAGCCTCCTCCATTGACTACAAGAAAGGTAAAGCCGCTGCACTCAATAATCTGGGGGTTATTTATAAAAATCAGGGAGTTTATAACAGAGCCCTTGAGTACTATAAAACCTCATTAAAGCTAAGTGAAGAAATAAATGATAAAAGAGCCATAGCCTCCACTACTAATAATTTAGGGGCTATCTACTCCCTTAAGGGTGATCATGAAATGGCCTTAACTTATTTCACTACCTCCATTGAACTGTTCACTGAACTTGATGACCAAAAACAGATCATAGGTGCCTTAAACAATCTGGGCAATGCCTATAATGACGATGGTAAGAAGATAAAGGCACTTCAATATTTTAACGAATCTATTGAGCTCGCTGAGCAACTCGGCATTACCAGTAGAACACCGGAGCCTCTCAATAATATTGGTAATATTTACTTTTACAACAAAGATTTTGAAAAAGCCCTGGAATATTATGAACGCTCCTATGAAGCAGAAACCAAGTCTGATAATATTTTAGGACAAGCGCAGGCACTCTCTAATATCGCCGCCACATACTACGAAACTCAACAGCTACCTAAGGCCAAAACTTATTACCAGCAGGCAGAGCAATTAGCCGACTCTATCAGTGCTTATATGGTGTTAGTAGTCACTTATGATGGGCTATCTAAAATTTATGCCCAACAAGAAAAGTACAAAGAGGCCTATGAAGCCAGGCTTAATTATGATCAAACCCAAGAGATCATTTACACTCAGGAGAAAGGCAAAAACAGCTCTCAATTAGAAATAGCTACAGAACTACAACAAAAAGAGAAGGAACTAGAAGTCCTGAAAAAACAAAACCGTATTAAACAGCTGCAAATAGAAAAAAGCAGGATTGTGATTATACTGAGTATAATGGGAGTGATTATGATTTTAGGAGCGATCTTTATTCTTATTAAAGCGAAAAAAGTAAAGTTTAAATTTTAACTTTTACTTTATTTGATAATGGATATGATCATCATGCCTTACTGCATGGCAGCCATGATAACGCACCTTATCGTAACCTGTTAACTGCCACCTTTCTTTTAAATGAGGTTCAATAAATATTTTTGATGCCTTGTCACTTCCGGCCATTAACTGCAGTAATCTTTTGGTGCGTGTGGCGTCCACATTATAATCATCTGCATGCCACTTAGGCACCAGGTAAGTGAGCGCTCCGTATTGGAAGAAGCCTTTTTCCGCACAGATTTCAGGGTAGTTAGACTCTCCATTTTTCGGAGCCTCGTAAATACCATAACCTATAAAAGATGGTGCATTATCAGACGCCCTGCCTGATGATTTATCGCTATAATAAAAAGCCAGATCTATCTTTCTTCCATCATTATGACTCCAATGGGGCAATAATGGAAAGCCATCAAAAAAAGGAAAGTTGGCATCCAGGTAATTAGTTTTTGTATCCGGAAACTCCTTTTTCATATCTATAGACAACCTCAGAATTTCATTTTTGAGATCAGGTGTAACATAATGCCTGTTGAGCAAACAAGTGGTAATGTTTAATGGCCTGAGATTTCCTGTAAGCGGCAGCGGCACCCTACCGAACAAAGGAGCTAAGGCAGGCACTAGCATCAGCGTACTTAATATGTAGAAACCAAAAAACAGCAAGAGTGCCTTAATAGCGCTCCATGAAAGTTTTCTGGCGATTAAAACGGTGACTAAATAAACAACCCCTCCTATTTGCGTAAAAACAGTAAGCAGGAGAAATAACAAGACATGCCTTAAAACCTTCAACATAGGATCATCATTGATAAATCTAACCTCTTATTATGAAAGCTTATTCTTCACAGCCTCCACATTCTTTTTAGAATTACCGATAAAGATCTCCCCGTCTATCACAAAAACAGGCCTTTTGAGGAAAGTGTACTCTTCTAAAATATAATTTTTATAATCCTCTTCAGACAGCTGCTTTTCTTTTAATCCCAGCTCTTTATATTTTCGGGCTACGCGGCTGAACAAGGCTTCATAGCTTCCTGCCAGTTTTTTCATTTCTTCCAGCTGCTCTGCTGTGATTTTATCTGTTTTTATATCCTGATATTCAAACTCTTCACCTATTTCCAGTTCTTTAATGATGCGCTTGCAGGTATCACAAGTAGAAAGATAATAAACCTTTTTCATGAGCTTTTTTGAGATCAAAGCTAAACCGTTACTCCTTTCACTGCAAATTCTTATTTGTTTTTAATCCCTCCTATAATTATTTTTAGCCCAATGACTAAGGTAATATCATTTGTAAGCAGAAAAGGGGGCACCGGTAAAACAACCAATGCCATCAACCTGGCTACCATGCTCAATAATCTGGGACACAGCGTAGCTCTTATTGAAACAGACACCAACTATACGCTTAGCACACTACGCAAGATGGAGGTGTACAAGTCTGGTGCTAAAGCCAACTCAATTTTTGAAATACTCGGCTCTAAAGATGATAAAATTGCTGATGAGATTATAGCGCTCAAGGCCAAGAACCGTTATGACTATATAATAGTAGACAGCGCCGGAAAACCTACTGACGAAGGCATAAAAAAACTGTGTCTGCAAAGTGATGCTGTGGTAGTGCCTACCAGTCTTACCCAAAACGACCTGCTGGTAACTTACCAGACCATTACGGATCTCTCTCCGGCTAAAGACCTGAACGATAATTTAAAAATCATGGTTTTACCGAATAGGATCCATAGCATGACTAAAAACAAAACAATTCAGGAGGCAATGGGTAACCTTGATGCCACTATTCTGGATGTATCAGTACCACAAAAGAATTTATATGTTAACTTCAGCACTATATTGGCTGAAAAAGAATATTTGAACATTGCTCAGGCAATTATAAAAGAACTATAAGCATGGCTAAAAGAAAAAATCCACTATCAGACCTAGATGCATTTTTAAAGCAAGAAGCATCATCTCTGGTAAATCCTGATGCAATTAAAAATGAGGAAGAAAGCAATACAGCTCCAGCTGTAGAGACTAAAGCTCCAGAAAAGCCCAGCAAAGAGTTAATCATAAAACTATTGCTTCTTTTAGCTGAAGAAGAAGGTTCTCAGTTCCAAGACTCTTTTTACGATATCATTAAATCTACCCAGGAGACGCTAGGCCTACACTCTTCTGAAGACAAAATGCTGATGAATACTATCCTGTATTTACAAAATAAACCCAATTGGAAAGAAAGCATAGCTGACTACTGGAGTAAGCTGGGCGTTTAAGTTTACTAAAGAAAAGCTAATTATTATTTTTCTCTATAGTGAAAATCCTAGCTTTGTAATCTATCACTAAGACGTTAATAGATTATGAAATTTGGAACTAAAGCTATACATGCAGGCGTAGAGCCCGATCCTTCTACCGGAGCTATCATGACGCCTATTTTTCAGACCTCCACTTATGTTCAGGCCTCACCAGGAGACCATAAAGGATATGAGTACTCCAGAACCCAAAACCCTACGCGTGATGCCCTTCAAAAAAGCATTGCCGCTCTGGAAAACGGAAATCACGGATTATGTTTTTCTTCTGGTCTGGCAGCCATTGATGCCGTTATAAAACTTCTTCAACCAGGAGATGAAGTAATAGCAGCTAATGATCTCTACGGTGGCACTTACCGTTTATTCACTAAAGTGTTTGCTAAATATGGCATTAAATTTCACTTTGTAAGCCTAGAAAAAGCAGAAGCTGTTTCTGACTTAATTAATGACAACACCAAACTCATATGGGTGGAAACTCCAACCAACCCTATGATGAATATCATCGATATAGCTGCCGTTTCTGAGATAGCTAAAAAGCACGATCTACTTTTAGCAGTAGATAATACTTTCGCTACTCCTTACTTGCAAAATCCTATGGACATGGGCGCTGATATAGTAATGCACTCCGTAACCAAGTACCTCGGTGGACACTCAGATGTGGTAATGGGCGCATTGGTAGTAAATGATGAAAAACTAAAAACTGACCTGGCGTTTATCCAAAACAGCTGCGGAGCCACTCCCGGCCCTCAAGATTGCTTTTTGGTACTGAGAGGTATAAAAACACTGCACATAAGAATGGATCGCCACTGTGAAAACGGCAGAAAGGTTGCTGAATTCTTAAAAGATCACCCTAAAGTAGAAAATGTTTACTGGCCAGGACTGGAATCTCACCCCAACCATGATATTGCTAAAAAGCAAATGAAAGACTTTGGCGGGATGATTTCATTCACCCTAAAAGGCGATAATAAAGCGGAGGCTTTTAGAATAATGGAAAGCTTTAGATTTTTCTCTTTAGCTGAATCTCTGGGAGGAATAGAGTCTATGGTAAACCACCCTGCTACTATGACTCATGCCAGCATACCTAGAGAAGAAAGACTTAAAATAGGTTTATTAGATTCTTTAATCAGGCTTAGCGTGGGCATAGAAGATGCTGATGATCTTATTGCTGACCTGAAAGCGGCTTTAGCTTAATAAAAGGCCGTTTCATCATCAGAAGTACTTAAGGCAGTGGGGAATTTTAAAATAAACTCACTGCCTTTTCTATATTCCGAAATGAGTGTTATCGATCCTCCTAACTTCTCCACCAGGTTCTTTACTATAGCTAAGCCCAAGCCATTAGAACTCTCTCCTGCAGTAGGTCTGGCGCTGAGTTTTACGAATTTCTTATATAAATTTTTCTTATCCGTCTCACTAAAACCCTGACCAAAATCCTTTACAGATATTACAAAGTGATCTACCTCTTTCACTGCGCCTAGTATTACTTTACTATCTGGCTTAGAAAACTTAATAGCATTAGAAATAAGGTTATCTAAAATACGAGAAAGGTGCAACTTACCTGTTTCCACTATTAGCTCCTCTCTTGCTTCGTTCACCTCTAGCTGTACTTTTTTAGCTTCGGCATCTGATAAAAAACTCTGATACTTTTCTTTCAAAAAGGCATTGATATCTACTTTAGTCAGCTCTTCTTTTTCTCCATTTCTTTCAAAAGCATTTATTTCCAAAAGATCGCTGATTAGCTCCAGACCAGACTCTGCCACATCTTTTTGCAGGTCTAGCAAATGCCTCTGCTCTGCCTCTACAGAACTTTTACTTAGCACCTGCGCTAACCCTTTTATTCTGCTAAAAGGAGACTTAAGGTCATGTGCCACTATGCTCATTAAAGTATCCTTTTCATTATTCAGGTCCAACAAGTTTTTATTTTGCTCTGTCAGCTTCTGATTCTGCAGCTCTATCTGGTCATTCTTTTCCTTTATCTGTTGCTGATGAGTTTTAATTTCATTGTTTTTCAACAGCAGGCTTTCGTTCACCTGCTTAAGCTTTCTACCAGAATACCATAATACCAGCAAAAGAAATAGCGCAGCCCCTATCACTATTATAAGGATAACATTGGCATATCGATGCTTTTCCAAAAGGGCTTCATCTCGCATTTGCTGAGATTTTAACAATTCATTTTCCGCATCCCTTTCGCCTAGCTCCAGCCTGGATTCTATGCGTTCAATCTTATTATTAACAGCTACATCATTCAGCTTTCCTTTTAACCGATGATATTGCTGAAAATGATCAAAGGCACAATTAACATCTCCCTGCTTTTTACATATCTCTGACAAGTAATACTGAATTTCCCACTCCAGGTTAATATCTCTGGTTTTATTCAGTAAACTTTCCAGTAATGACTTCGCTGATCCCAATTTATTTTCTTCATAATAAATCTTACCCAATAGCAGGTCTACCCTCACTTTTAAACTTTCATTACCAGACTCTCCCAAATGGATCAGCGCTTCATTAGCATAGCCCAGAGCACTATCATAAGTATGTTCATTAAAGTATAGGCTGGCTATTCCTAAGTTTATATTAACCAGGTTGATATTATCATTCAGCTTGTAAGCCTCCCGACGAGCCTGCATATAATATTCAAATGCAGTATCATATTTGGCCATTTTCTGATTTATCGAAGCCAACTCTAGCAAGATAGAAATACGACCAGCCGCACTACCAGTTTCATTCCTGATAGCCAAAGCACGTAATGACATATCAAGGGCCTTTTCATAATTCTCTTGTTGAAGGTATAGCTCAGAGAGGCTCTTATAAACATAGCTGAGTCCTCGTTCATTACTATGCCTTTTGAATATATTTAAGGACTTTACATAATAATCATAAGCTCTTGCATGATCTCCCCTGGTCATAAAAAGGCGCCCAAGACTATTCAAGGAATGAGCATATTGCGTAGAATCTTGATGAGCCAAAGCCTCCTCTGAGGCCAAAGTATAATAATCAAAGGCTTTGATGCCGTTTCCCTTATAAACATAAGCTAGCCCCATATAATTATAAGTATTAGCCAGATTGTACTGTCCATCGTAATCATTTACTTTCACCAGATTAATGGCCTGAGTACAATAATAGATAGAGCTATCAGGAAAAGACTTACGATACTCCCACGCCAGCCGGTTATAGGTTTTAACCTTAGCAGTATCATTCAACTCTTTTGAAAGAGTACTACGAAGACTATCTATAACATCAACATCTTGTGCACTTATAGAATAGCTTATTAAAAAAAAGAAATGAAATACAATTAAAAGCCCTCTCATTTAAATGACCGCTTACTGCCTAAAATGAATTACACTAAATTTTACTTTTGAGTTCAAAGATGTAATTTAAAAATTATGATTTAATAGTGGTAATCAAGCTGAAAAGCTTTAAGATTAAATTTTACAACTAATTGAATAACAAACACTTAAAAGAATAAATTAAAACTTGGCATTATGATTGTTTAATTAACAGTAAATCAAACAAAAAATGCCATGAAGAAATTATTACTTATAGCTGTGTTGATGACAGGGGTTTCATTGCATAGTAGCCAGGCCCAACGTTTTATAGCATCTTTTGGAGTACAACATAGTTGGGGAGTACCTACAGTGGTTTCTCATGTAGTATATGATAACTACCATGGCTATGAATGGGTACATACGAAAAGACATTACCTTCATGGCCAACTTTTCTTTGATGTAGTACTTCAGCAAAGCAATTATTTCATAGAACTAAGAGTAGACAATTTCGGACATGTCGTTCGTAGAGAATATGTAGATTACTACCCTTTACATGATCATATCTGTGGCAGTTACTGTGGTTATTATAGTAATTATTATAACAGCCATTATTCTGCTTGTCATGATCATCATCACCATGGACATAACCATGTAGTGTATGTAAACCCTGCACCTCGCCGTGTAGTTTATGTGCAACCTAAAACTACAGTTGTTTATAAAAACAATTCTTCTCACCACCATAGCAACAGACCTGTCTCTACTCGTAGAAGCACTGTTTCTAACAGTAGAAGCCAGCCAGCAAGAAACAGAAGATATTATGATGCTGACAAATATGAATCTAACAGCAGAAGTAGAAGAAATTATGATGCTAAAAAGTATGAATCTAATAATAGTGGATCTAGAAAATCTAGCACATATAACAGTTCAAAATCCAGCAATAATTCAAACTCCAGAAGCCGATCTGCCAGAAGCACTAGCGTAAATAACAGCAGTAGAAGCAGACGAGGTAATTAGAAAAAGCTCAATTAGTCCAAAAAAGAAGGCCATTCAATAATTTGAATGGCCTTTTATTATTTCAACAACCTACAAGCATTAACAATACTTCTCTACCCAAAGCAGATTCTCCTCCACAAATTCATTATAATGATTATTGCCATTTCTGTTATCTAACAAAGTGGCGTAGTGAAAGGCCATTTCCTCAAACCATAATTGGAGCTTTTCGGTGTAATATTCACCTTCATTTTCTGTTTGCAAATGATCAAGCGGCAATGCTCCATTTATAGCAAGCTTAACAGTAGGCTTATCTTTACGAGCCATACATTTAAACACAATTCCTGAGTACATATAAAAGTACACAAACATAAAGTCTGACTTACGCACCTTCAAAGAAGGAAACTGAGCTTCAAATATTTTTCTGGCTGTTACAAAGTCTCCTTTTATAGATAGATAAGGGAGTAGCTGGCAATATACTTCTACTTCCTCTGTTGTTCCATTAAGTTCTTTTAGTGTTTTATAAAGCATGTCCTCTGCCAGTGCCTCCTCTCCCAGCTCTATAGCAGGTATGATCAATTTCGGATAAGTAATCATAGGAACTTCAGCGCAAGTAAGCTTTCCGCTAAGTATGGGTTGAGCCATTTCAATGGCCGTTTTATAATCTTTTGTATCTATGAATACATCCAAAATGCTATTCAGCTCACACGCAGAGCAATCCATTAACCGCTCCCACTTGGCCGGCGCTCTTTTATAAGCCTCATAGGCCTCCAGTGTCTTTTCATGTTTACCTAAAGAAGAATATACTTTTAAAAAACAGTATTGGATAACCCTGTCTGTAGCCCCAAAATCACGATAACGGCGCTCAAACTCGCTAAGTAATGAATTGATCTTTTCTAATGAGATATTATGAAAACCGGGCAATAAATTAATCACCCATTTAAAAGCCCATAATACGGAGCTATATCTAAACCTACCGGGGTGCTCATCACAGATCTTCAGAAACCATGGATATTGAGCTATCATTTCCTCTTGATAATTAAGAAAACAACATTGCTGCAAAAACTCATATCGGGCCTCGAACTCCAAGTCCAGATCTTTAAAGAACATAGCTTTGCGTATACATTTAAAAGCCAAATCTTTATTATCAAGAGTGGTTTTAGCTCCTTTTAGATAATTAACAGCATTATAAACATCTTCAACAGTATCTAAATTATTATACGCTGCCATATTAATAGGTTTTATTTAAAATATACATCAGGTTTTTATTCATTCCTTCCAGCTCCTCCTGGTTTAGAGGGTAATGCCCCATAAGCATAGCATTAAAATAAAGAGACTGAATAAGCGCCTCCTCCATGCCTTCATGAGCCTTTTCTAAAAGTTTTTTTACTATAGGGTTATTATAATTCAGATACAATTTAGAGTTAAATGAAGCTGATGGTTCATAAACAGCCCCTGTTATACCTGCCCAGAGATCATTACTTTCTTCTTGTATTCTACCCACATCTCTATCCATCAGTTTTTTATTAGAGAGGTTATAAATGGCTGGTATATTATCCGGTTCAAACTGTTTTATTTCAAGCTCGCAATCGTAATTAAGCAGGTAATCCTGAAGGCGCATGAGCCTCTCCTGAGTTTGATCATATACCTCAATATCCAGAGGCATTAAAATATTGCCAAAATGCTCTGTATCAATTCTTTGATAAACATGATCACTATCTTGCCTACTGGCTAGAAGTAAAATATCGGCATCATAAATATAGCCGGCATTAATTATTAACCTATTTTGAGCCCGTGCAATAGGCACTATCTGTCTGAAATCATCTATATCAGGCACATAGGTAATTGTTTTTCCTCTTTTCTTTATCTGCTCTAAGCTAAGCGGCCCTTCTGAGGTAGGGAAGATAAACCAGTTGGCTATGAAATTAAAGAAATCAACATTATTAAGCGCAGTGCTCTTTAGCGCCTGATTATGAATAGAAATAATATTTTCCAGCGACTTAGGAGAGGTTTGACTAAGGCCTATTAAATATTCTATAATTGAAGCTCCTAACTCTTCTTGTACCTCATAAAAAGCTTTGTCTTTATACAAGTCTTCTCTTGATGCCGTAGGTGCCAGGTTAGAAGAATTAACCACTGCTTTCACAAAAAAGGCCCATTCTGGTAGCAGATCTTTATTATCTGTAGAAATGAGCATATTTTTTATATATACATGATTATGCTGAGCTGTGGCCACACCTGTAGGCCTCGGAAAAACATAGCCGATACCTCTCGTTTTGCCTGTGGAATCAGTTAAAGGGATGTAATTAGAAAAGTTTTCATTAAACACTTCTCTTCCAAAATTCAAAATTGTATCACCCTGTGCTCGGCCATTGCTCCACGGGAAATAGTTAATAATCGTTTCTCTCTTCTCTCCATCAATAAAAACCTCTATAGGAATTCCTAAAAACTCACCATATAGCTTCAATAAACCTACCAACTGCTCAGGATGCATTTTTAGCTCTTCCTTAATTTTCAAAGTTACAGTAGTACCCACTTCCTGAGAGGCCGGACTTACTTCAGTGCTGTACGTTCCATCTACACGGCCATTCCAAACAACTACTTCTTCCGCCTTTAAAGATTTAGTAATTACATTAATCTCATCGGTAACCATAAAACAGGATAGCAAACCAATACCAAACTGCCCTATAAAATCTTCTGACCTTCTGCGTAAAGCATCTTGACTTTTGGAGCTTGAACCTATCCTTGATAAGAATTCTGTAACCTCCTCTTGAGTAAGGCCAATACCATTATCCTTTACTTTTAGCACCTGCTCATCATCTCTATGAAACAGTTCTACCTCTATAAATTCATTAAAAGTATCTTCCTTTTTCCTCGCACTAATGGCGTCTACTGCATTTTGTAGCAGTTCTCGTATAAAAACTTCTTTATGAGAGTATAGGTTATCAGAAAGCACTTTGAGCAGTCCTGATAAATTCACTTGAAATATTGATTCCATCCTTCCCAATTTTTAATTGCTAGCTTATTGTTACACTTAATTTAGCCTGCTTCACATTAAATTTTATAAAAAATTTAAGATCTATTAGCCGGTAAGTGAGGCCCAAAACTATGTAATTAGATTCAAAACGAAGCAATGAAGCTCCATTACCTACTTATAATTAAGCTATTAGATTCGTGATTTAATAGATTTAGCAATTAGTTTAAAAAATAAGTAATATTTTTGTGCTGGAAATTTTACTAAGCATGCCGGCAATTAGG includes the following:
- a CDS encoding tetratricopeptide repeat-containing sensor histidine kinase; protein product: MRGLLIVFHFFFLISYSISAQDVDVIDSLRSTLSKELNDTAKVKTYNRLAWEYRKSFPDSSIYYCTQAINLVKVNDYDGQYNLANTYNYMGLAYVYKGNGIKAFDYYTLASEEALAHQDSTQYAHSLNSLGRLFMTRGDHARAYDYYVKSLNIFKRHSNERGLSYVYKSLSELYLQQENYEKALDMSLRALAIRNETGSAAGRISILLELASINQKMAKYDTAFEYYMQARREAYKLNDNINLVNINLGIASLYFNEHTYDSALGYANEALIHLGESGNESLKVRVDLLLGKIYYEENKLGSAKSLLESLLNKTRDINLEWEIQYYLSEICKKQGDVNCAFDHFQQYHRLKGKLNDVAVNNKIERIESRLELGERDAENELLKSQQMRDEALLEKHRYANVILIIVIGAALFLLLVLWYSGRKLKQVNESLLLKNNEIKTHQQQIKEKNDQIELQNQKLTEQNKNLLDLNNEKDTLMSIVAHDLKSPFSRIKGLAQVLSKSSVEAEQRHLLDLQKDVAESGLELISDLLEINAFERNGEKEELTKVDINAFLKEKYQSFLSDAEAKKVQLEVNEAREELIVETGKLHLSRILDNLISNAIKFSKPDSKVILGAVKEVDHFVISVKDFGQGFSETDKKNLYKKFVKLSARPTAGESSNGLGLAIVKNLVEKLGGSITLISEYRKGSEFILKFPTALSTSDDETAFY
- a CDS encoding HSP90 family protein, whose translation is MESIFQVNLSGLLKVLSDNLYSHKEVFIRELLQNAVDAISARKKEDTFNEFIEVELFHRDDEQVLKVKDNGIGLTQEEVTEFLSRIGSSSKSQDALRRRSEDFIGQFGIGLLSCFMVTDEINVITKSLKAEEVVVWNGRVDGTYSTEVSPASQEVGTTVTLKIKEELKMHPEQLVGLLKLYGEFLGIPIEVFIDGEKRETIINYFPWSNGRAQGDTILNFGREVFNENFSNYIPLTDSTGKTRGIGYVFPRPTGVATAQHNHVYIKNMLISTDNKDLLPEWAFFVKAVVNSSNLAPTASREDLYKDKAFYEVQEELGASIIEYLIGLSQTSPKSLENIISIHNQALKSTALNNVDFFNFIANWFIFPTSEGPLSLEQIKKRGKTITYVPDIDDFRQIVPIARAQNRLIINAGYIYDADILLLASRQDSDHVYQRIDTEHFGNILMPLDIEVYDQTQERLMRLQDYLLNYDCELEIKQFEPDNIPAIYNLSNKKLMDRDVGRIQEESNDLWAGITGAVYEPSASFNSKLYLNYNNPIVKKLLEKAHEGMEEALIQSLYFNAMLMGHYPLNQEELEGMNKNLMYILNKTY